From one Malus sylvestris chromosome 1, drMalSylv7.2, whole genome shotgun sequence genomic stretch:
- the LOC126623631 gene encoding protein trichome birefringence-like 33 isoform X2: MCSVSLQSQKREKLPFAVGKTDEGCDVFSGRWVFDESTRPLYEESECPYIQPQLTCQEHGRPDKDYQKWRWQPHGCDLPSFNATLMLETIRGKRMMFVGDSLNRGQYVSMICLLHKLIPDDAKSMETFDSDSRTVFTAKTYNATIEFYWAPFLLESNSDNAIVHRISDRIVRKGSINKHGKHWKGVDLLVFNTYLWWMTGVEFKIILGSFNDEVKDIVKLPTTEAYRMAMKTMLRWVRKNMDPKKTRVFFTSMSPSHGNGIEWGGEPGGNCYNQTTLIEDPNYWGSDSRKNIMEVIGDVFSKSKVPISFLNITQLSNYRKDAHTSIYKKQWSPLTPEQIANPVSYADCVHWCLPGLQDTWNELLFAKLFYP, from the exons ATGTGCTCTGTGTCTCTTCAGTCTCAG AAGAGGGAGAAGCTGCCGTTCGCCGTCGGCAAGACCGACGAAGGGTGCGACGTGTTCAGCGGGAGGTGGGTTTTTGACGAGTCGACTCGGCCGCTTTACGAGGAATCGGAGTGCCCGTACATTCAGCCGCAGCTGACCTGCCAAGAACACGGGCGGCCCGACAAGGACTACCAGAAATGGCGGTGGCAGCCCCACGGCTGCGATCTTCCCAG CTTCAATGCCACATTGATGCTCGAGACGATACGAGGGAAGCGGATGATGTTCGTTGGAGATTCTCTGAACCGGGGTCAGTATGTTTCCATGATTTGTCTTCTCCACAAGCTCATCCCGGATGatgccaaatccatggagaCCTTCGACTCAGACTCGCGAACTGTTTTCACAGCCAAG ACATACAATGCCACAATCGAGTTCTATTGGGCGCCGTTTCTGCTTGAATCAAACTCGGATAATGCTATCGTCCATAGGATATCTGACAGGATTGTAAGGAAAGGGTCCATCAATAAGCACGGCAAACATTGGAAGGGCGTTGATTTATTGGTGTTCAATACTTATCTGTGGTGGATGACCGGCGTGGAATTTAAAATAAT acTAGGTTCCTTCAATGATGAGGTGAAAGATATTGTGAAGCTGCCAACGACAGAGGCTTATCGTATGGCGATGAAAACTATGTTAAGATGGGTGCGGAAGAACATGGACCCCAAGAAGACAAGGGTCTTTTTCACTAGCATGTCACCTTCTCATGGAAA TGGTATAGAATGGGGAGGTGAACCAGGAGGTAACTGTTACAACCAGACTACTTTGATTGAGGATCCAAACTACTGGGGTTCAGATTCCCGGAAAAACATAATGGAGGTAATTGGAGATGTATTTAGTAAATCGAAGGTGCCCATTTCTTTTCTCAACATCACGCAACTCTCAAACTATCGCAAGGACGCCCACACATCAATCTACAAGAAGCAGTGGTCCCCTCTGACTCCCGAGCAAATAGCCAACCCTGTTAGCTATGCCGATTGCGTGCATTGGTGTTTGCCTGGCCTTCAAGATACTTGGAACGAGCTTCTGTTCGCCAAACTTTTCTATCCTTGA
- the LOC126623631 gene encoding protein trichome birefringence-like 33 isoform X1, which translates to MKPPPYSSSAAVFRKARLSPYLFTLLSFVLFVSVLYGADLTCIFGHRQLTTSSDPLVIKTKREKLPFAVGKTDEGCDVFSGRWVFDESTRPLYEESECPYIQPQLTCQEHGRPDKDYQKWRWQPHGCDLPSFNATLMLETIRGKRMMFVGDSLNRGQYVSMICLLHKLIPDDAKSMETFDSDSRTVFTAKTYNATIEFYWAPFLLESNSDNAIVHRISDRIVRKGSINKHGKHWKGVDLLVFNTYLWWMTGVEFKIILGSFNDEVKDIVKLPTTEAYRMAMKTMLRWVRKNMDPKKTRVFFTSMSPSHGNGIEWGGEPGGNCYNQTTLIEDPNYWGSDSRKNIMEVIGDVFSKSKVPISFLNITQLSNYRKDAHTSIYKKQWSPLTPEQIANPVSYADCVHWCLPGLQDTWNELLFAKLFYP; encoded by the exons ATGAAGCCACCGCCGTACTCCTCCTCCGCCGCCGTCTTCCGCAAGGCTAGACTCTCTCCCTACCTCTTCACCCTCCTCTCCTTCGTCCTCTTCGTCTCCGTCCTCTACGGCGCGGACCTCACCTGCATTTTCGGCCACCGTCAACTCACCACCAGCTCCGACCCACTCGTTATCAAAACC AAGAGGGAGAAGCTGCCGTTCGCCGTCGGCAAGACCGACGAAGGGTGCGACGTGTTCAGCGGGAGGTGGGTTTTTGACGAGTCGACTCGGCCGCTTTACGAGGAATCGGAGTGCCCGTACATTCAGCCGCAGCTGACCTGCCAAGAACACGGGCGGCCCGACAAGGACTACCAGAAATGGCGGTGGCAGCCCCACGGCTGCGATCTTCCCAG CTTCAATGCCACATTGATGCTCGAGACGATACGAGGGAAGCGGATGATGTTCGTTGGAGATTCTCTGAACCGGGGTCAGTATGTTTCCATGATTTGTCTTCTCCACAAGCTCATCCCGGATGatgccaaatccatggagaCCTTCGACTCAGACTCGCGAACTGTTTTCACAGCCAAG ACATACAATGCCACAATCGAGTTCTATTGGGCGCCGTTTCTGCTTGAATCAAACTCGGATAATGCTATCGTCCATAGGATATCTGACAGGATTGTAAGGAAAGGGTCCATCAATAAGCACGGCAAACATTGGAAGGGCGTTGATTTATTGGTGTTCAATACTTATCTGTGGTGGATGACCGGCGTGGAATTTAAAATAAT acTAGGTTCCTTCAATGATGAGGTGAAAGATATTGTGAAGCTGCCAACGACAGAGGCTTATCGTATGGCGATGAAAACTATGTTAAGATGGGTGCGGAAGAACATGGACCCCAAGAAGACAAGGGTCTTTTTCACTAGCATGTCACCTTCTCATGGAAA TGGTATAGAATGGGGAGGTGAACCAGGAGGTAACTGTTACAACCAGACTACTTTGATTGAGGATCCAAACTACTGGGGTTCAGATTCCCGGAAAAACATAATGGAGGTAATTGGAGATGTATTTAGTAAATCGAAGGTGCCCATTTCTTTTCTCAACATCACGCAACTCTCAAACTATCGCAAGGACGCCCACACATCAATCTACAAGAAGCAGTGGTCCCCTCTGACTCCCGAGCAAATAGCCAACCCTGTTAGCTATGCCGATTGCGTGCATTGGTGTTTGCCTGGCCTTCAAGATACTTGGAACGAGCTTCTGTTCGCCAAACTTTTCTATCCTTGA
- the LOC126623644 gene encoding uncharacterized protein LOC126623644 — protein MEVRLGFLKWVAVILTILDRVNSVSGSCHFSFVDDNKLYNYTLDSPIPFFPHGVQSEDGFYKVSANETVLWFQLCDGMIFNHDPPRCVDCRYCGGASRCGMGCSVLVANNIEGYDVCTTIGRASSIDMNIIDRKNPNTGVIVKMSSSGLKFNCSLSVSVICDPNRVQGPHSLEKTGKCDYATVLTHPSGCAKIEHVHGRGWGWLGTLGIIILCLFGAYLLVGAGYRYIKLGVRGIHIIPNLDFWTSLPQSTQSLFAFLMHKFRGSSHGLRSTYSPVDF, from the exons ATGGAAGTCCGACTCGGTTTTCTGAAATGGGTTGCAGTCATCTTAACGATTCTGGACCGAGTTAACTCGGTCTCCGGTAGCTGCCATTTCAGTTTCGTCGACGATAACAAGCTCTACAACTACACTCTGGACTCTCCCATCCCTTTCTTCCCTCATGGCGTCCAAAGCGAAGAtgg GTTCTACAAGGTGTCAGCAAATGAGACCGTGCTCTGGTTTCAG CTTTGCGATGGAATGATTTTCAATCACGACCCACCTAGATGTGTTGATTGCCGG TATTGTGGGGGTGCATCACGCTGTGGCATGGGTTGTAGTGTGCTTGTGGCAAACAACATAGAAG GTTACGATGTGTGCACTACCATTGGGCGTGCCTCAAGCATTGACATGAACATAATTG ACAGGAAGAATCCTAACACTGGTGTCATTGTTAAGATGTCTAGTAGTGGCCTAAAGTTCAACTGTTCGCTGTCTGTGTCTGTGATTTGTGATCCCAATAGAGTTCAG GGGCCACATTCACTTGAGAAAACTGGGAAATGCGACTAT GCTACAGTATTGACACATCCTTCTGGCTGTGCCAAGATTGAACACGTGCATGGGAGAGGGTGGGGCTGGCTTGGTACCTTAGGAATCAT AATCTTATGCCTTTTTGGAGCTTATCTGCTGGTTGGGGCAGGTTATCGATATATCAAACTTGGAGTTCGTGGAATACAC ATTATACCAAACTTGGACTTTTGGACCAGCTTACCTCAAAGTACACAG AGTTTGTTTGCATTCTTAATGCACAAATTTAGGGGCTCTTCTCATGGTCTTCGAAGCACCTATTCTCCTGTCGACTTTTGA